A region of Aphanothece sacrum FPU1 DNA encodes the following proteins:
- a CDS encoding ferredoxin-thioredoxin reductase catalytic domain-containing protein — protein sequence MTSVHTDKALEAMKNFAEQYAKRTDTYFCSELSVTAVVIEGLAKHKEELGSPLCPCRHYEDKEAEVKNTFWNCPCVPMRERKECHCMLFITPDNEFAGEQQEISLDFIKEVRESMAH from the coding sequence ATGACTTCAGTACATACAGATAAAGCCCTAGAGGCGATGAAAAATTTTGCTGAACAGTATGCCAAACGCACTGATACTTATTTTTGCAGTGAACTATCTGTGACAGCAGTAGTTATTGAAGGACTGGCTAAACATAAAGAGGAGTTAGGTTCCCCCCTATGTCCTTGTCGTCATTATGAGGATAAGGAAGCAGAAGTTAAAAATACCTTTTGGAACTGTCCTTGTGTCCCCATGCGAGAACGCAAAGAATGTCACTGTATGTTATTTATTACCCCAGATAATGAGTTTGCTGGAGAACAACAAGAGATTTCTTTGGATTTTATCAAAGAAGTCCGAGAAAGTATGGCTCATTAG
- the menA gene encoding 2-carboxy-1,4-naphthoquinone phytyltransferase gives MTTTTLIPPSKRKLWLAAIKPPMYSVAIIPITVGTAAAFSETKLFDLKIFLTFLLSAILIIAWLNISNDVFDSETGIDKNKAHSIVNLTGNKSLMFWLANLFLALGILGIFLIAWWQQDLTVLGIIFLCCALGYSYQGPPFRLGYQGLGEIICFFTFGPMAISAAYYSQTQQFSLSSLIPGTIIGISTSIILFCSHFHQVEDDMAAGKRSPIVRLGTKLGSQVLTGSTILIFVLTLVFALLGTISLWSLLIFLSFPVAYQLVNHVRQYHDQPEKVSNSKFIAVNLHFLSGILLALGLILPRLL, from the coding sequence ATGACGACAACTACCCTTATACCACCTTCAAAAAGAAAACTCTGGTTAGCCGCTATTAAACCTCCCATGTATAGCGTTGCTATTATACCAATTACAGTGGGAACTGCCGCCGCTTTTTCGGAGACTAAACTATTTGATCTCAAAATATTTTTGACTTTTTTACTGTCAGCTATTTTGATTATTGCTTGGCTTAATATTAGTAATGATGTTTTTGATTCTGAAACAGGAATTGATAAAAATAAAGCTCATTCTATTGTCAATTTAACAGGCAATAAATCTCTCATGTTTTGGTTAGCTAATTTATTCTTAGCATTAGGCATCTTAGGCATTTTCTTAATTGCTTGGTGGCAACAAGACTTAACAGTATTAGGAATTATCTTCCTATGTTGTGCTTTAGGATATAGTTATCAAGGGCCTCCTTTTCGTTTAGGATATCAGGGATTAGGAGAAATTATTTGCTTTTTTACATTTGGCCCGATGGCTATTTCTGCTGCTTATTATTCTCAGACTCAACAGTTTTCTTTATCGAGTTTAATTCCTGGAACAATAATCGGAATTAGTACCTCGATTATTTTATTTTGTTCCCATTTTCATCAAGTAGAAGATGATATGGCAGCAGGAAAACGTTCTCCTATTGTTCGTTTAGGCACAAAATTAGGTTCTCAAGTGTTAACAGGGTCAACTATTCTTATATTTGTTTTAACCCTTGTTTTTGCTTTATTGGGGACAATTTCTCTATGGAGTTTACTGATCTTTCTGAGTTTTCCCGTTGCTTATCAATTAGTTAATCATGTTCGACAATATCACGATCAACCTGAGAAGGTAAGTAATTCTAAGTTTATAGCAGTAAACCTTCATTTTTTGAGTGGCATCTTATTAGCTTTAGGATTGATTTTACCCAGATTATTATAA
- a CDS encoding AAA-like domain-containing protein — protein sequence MNQNLKQSYTYKVGGSLSFDHPTYVERKADKELLSALEAGKFCYIFNCRQMGKSSLRVRTMHQLQREGMSCASVDITSLGSDISQQQWYSGIITQLFLGFNLVGKVNLKVWLRERDELSGVQKFSHFLEEILLIHCPGEKIYIFIDEIDKVLSLNFSLDDFFTLIRFCYNQRAENAQFNRLVFALFGVATPSDLIRDKTQTPFNIGQPIELTGFTPEEISPLVSGLTPITDNPQEVLNAILDWTGGQPFLTQKVCQLLFNSLEKITAGQEIQFIKNIVESLIINHWESQDEPVHLKTIRDRLFRHEKRVGRLLGLYQHILQEGSVQADDSPEQTEIRLSGLVVKKDSKLFIYNRVYQEVFNQKWVSKQLENIRPYSESISAWITSNYEDNSRLLRGKALKDALVWALDKSLGNIDYQFLSASQNLDKREAEFNLATEKEANEILTQANQKAQRMIRLGIGVLIISLVGAVIAISQTRYAFEKQEEAQKGTQLEQTGDSAWRQFEFEQIEGLMSAIQAGQELKYLVKDQRFLQDYPATSPILALEQILDHIQQKNKLTGHRDTVNSVSFSPDGQLIATASNDGTVRLWNWQGNQLKLLTGHQKNVYSVAFSPNGQLIATASQDDTAKIWNREGKQLITLKGHYASVYSVTFSPDSQRIATTSRDNTAIVWDLQGHSLAILKGHQKSVDDVAFSPDGTLIATASRDGTVKVWNNQGRLLNTIRQDSLPFYSISFSPNGKQLAAAADDGTVRIWDQQGHPLLTLKGHQGLVNSVNFSRNGQWIVTAGNDGTARLWNVQGQTVAIFRGHQDPVYDVAISADSQRVATASGDGTVKLWQVKSPQQQGFDTFDNYVTSGDVSSKEKILAIASENGMVYLWNLEGKKLTQFQAHGSSINSLSFSPDGQTIATGASNGIVKLWDLQGKLLATLSDNFVQIYSLTFSGDGHWLAMATREGKVWLWNVQSIPPKLVKNFTAHEDTIYHLSFSSDQQFLATASGDGTAKLWDLQGHLKKEFSGHQDRVNWLSFSPDGHYLATASKDSTVKLWDIKGQLLRTLKSDLFPVSLVSFSPNGNYLATASRDGTIKLWDINGNLHTKMKGHQESIESLQFTPDSQQMITVARDGTVRIWTVQEEFARLNYLLNQGCKWLQDYVANRPQEKVKLSGCFD from the coding sequence ATGAATCAAAATCTAAAACAATCTTATACTTATAAAGTTGGCGGAAGTTTATCATTTGATCATCCTACTTATGTAGAACGTAAAGCGGATAAAGAATTATTATCAGCCTTAGAAGCTGGCAAATTTTGCTATATTTTTAACTGTCGTCAGATGGGAAAATCTAGCTTACGAGTCCGCACTATGCACCAACTTCAACGAGAAGGAATGAGTTGTGCATCAGTTGATATTACAAGTTTAGGCAGTGATATTAGTCAACAACAATGGTATAGCGGAATTATTACTCAATTATTTTTAGGATTTAATTTAGTAGGTAAAGTTAATTTAAAAGTTTGGTTACGAGAAAGAGATGAGTTATCCGGTGTACAAAAATTTAGTCATTTTCTAGAAGAAATACTTTTAATTCATTGTCCTGGTGAGAAAATTTATATTTTTATTGATGAAATAGATAAAGTTCTCAGTCTTAATTTTTCTCTTGATGATTTCTTTACTTTGATTCGATTTTGTTATAATCAACGGGCCGAAAATGCTCAATTTAATCGACTGGTTTTTGCTCTATTTGGAGTTGCCACTCCTTCAGATTTAATCAGGGATAAAACTCAAACCCCTTTTAATATTGGTCAACCTATCGAATTAACAGGATTTACCCCGGAAGAAATTAGTCCTTTAGTCTCTGGTTTAACCCCCATTACTGACAATCCTCAAGAGGTTTTGAATGCCATTTTAGACTGGACAGGGGGACAACCTTTTCTTACTCAAAAAGTCTGTCAGTTACTATTTAATTCACTAGAAAAAATTACGGCCGGTCAAGAAATTCAATTCATTAAAAATATTGTTGAATCATTAATTATTAATCATTGGGAATCTCAAGATGAACCAGTTCACTTAAAAACCATTAGAGATCGTCTTTTTCGGCATGAGAAACGAGTCGGACGACTCTTAGGACTCTATCAACATATTTTACAAGAAGGGTCAGTACAAGCAGATGATAGCCCCGAACAAACCGAAATACGTTTATCAGGGTTAGTCGTTAAAAAAGACAGTAAATTATTCATTTATAACCGTGTTTATCAAGAAGTATTTAATCAAAAATGGGTCAGTAAACAACTAGAAAATATTCGTCCTTATTCAGAATCAATTAGTGCTTGGATCACTTCTAATTATGAAGATAACTCCCGTTTATTACGAGGAAAAGCCCTCAAAGATGCCTTAGTTTGGGCCCTAGATAAAAGTTTAGGAAATATCGATTATCAATTTTTAAGTGCTAGTCAAAACTTAGATAAACGAGAAGCAGAATTTAACTTAGCTACCGAAAAAGAAGCTAACGAGATTTTAACACAAGCGAATCAAAAAGCCCAACGCATGATCCGTTTAGGAATTGGGGTATTAATCATCTCATTAGTAGGTGCAGTCATTGCTATTAGTCAAACTAGATATGCCTTTGAAAAACAGGAAGAAGCACAAAAAGGTACTCAATTAGAACAAACGGGAGATAGTGCCTGGCGACAATTTGAATTTGAACAAATTGAAGGGTTAATGTCTGCGATACAAGCAGGACAAGAATTAAAATATTTGGTCAAAGATCAGCGATTTTTACAAGATTATCCCGCCACTAGTCCCATTTTAGCCTTAGAACAAATTCTCGATCACATTCAACAAAAAAATAAGTTAACTGGCCATCGAGATACGGTTAATAGTGTTAGTTTTAGTCCCGATGGACAATTAATTGCCACTGCTTCTAATGATGGGACAGTTCGTTTGTGGAACTGGCAAGGAAATCAACTTAAACTATTAACAGGTCATCAAAAAAATGTGTACAGTGTTGCTTTTAGTCCCAACGGACAATTAATTGCTACTGCATCCCAAGATGACACGGCCAAAATTTGGAATCGAGAAGGGAAACAATTAATAACACTTAAGGGACATTACGCATCTGTTTACAGTGTTACTTTTAGTCCCGATAGTCAACGTATTGCTACTACTTCTAGAGATAATACTGCAATAGTTTGGGACTTACAAGGACATTCATTAGCTATTCTCAAAGGTCATCAAAAATCCGTAGATGACGTAGCATTTAGTCCCGACGGAACATTAATTGCTACTGCTTCTCGTGACGGAACGGTTAAAGTTTGGAATAATCAAGGACGATTATTAAATACAATTAGACAAGATTCTTTACCTTTTTATAGTATTAGTTTTAGTCCCAATGGAAAGCAATTAGCGGCGGCCGCTGATGATGGAACCGTCAGAATTTGGGATCAACAAGGACACCCTCTCTTAACCCTTAAAGGTCATCAGGGATTAGTCAATAGTGTCAATTTTAGCCGCAATGGACAATGGATAGTTACTGCAGGAAATGACGGAACAGCGCGACTCTGGAACGTTCAAGGGCAAACCGTAGCCATTTTTAGGGGTCATCAAGATCCTGTCTATGATGTGGCTATCAGTGCCGATAGTCAGAGAGTGGCTACCGCATCTGGCGATGGAACCGTTAAGCTTTGGCAAGTGAAATCTCCTCAGCAACAAGGGTTTGATACCTTTGATAATTATGTTACCAGTGGAGATGTATCAAGTAAGGAGAAAATATTGGCGATCGCCTCAGAAAATGGCATGGTTTATCTATGGAATTTAGAGGGGAAAAAATTAACACAATTTCAAGCTCATGGGAGTAGCATTAATAGTCTCAGTTTTAGTCCTGATGGCCAAACAATAGCAACAGGAGCGAGTAATGGAATTGTTAAATTATGGGACTTACAAGGAAAATTATTAGCTACATTATCAGACAATTTTGTACAAATTTATAGTCTTACTTTTAGTGGGGATGGACATTGGTTAGCTATGGCCACAAGAGAGGGGAAAGTCTGGTTGTGGAATGTGCAAAGCATACCCCCTAAATTAGTCAAAAACTTTACCGCTCATGAAGATACTATTTATCATCTTAGTTTTAGTTCAGATCAACAATTTTTAGCCACTGCATCAGGAGACGGAACAGCTAAATTATGGGACTTACAAGGACATCTTAAAAAAGAATTTTCTGGTCATCAAGATCGAGTTAATTGGTTGAGTTTTAGTCCCGATGGACATTATTTAGCCACGGCCTCCAAGGATAGTACTGTAAAATTATGGGATATTAAAGGTCAATTATTAAGAACCCTAAAAAGTGATTTATTTCCCGTTTCTTTAGTAAGTTTTAGTCCCAATGGCAATTATTTAGCTACTGCTTCACGGGATGGAACTATCAAATTGTGGGATATTAATGGCAACCTTCATACTAAAATGAAAGGACATCAAGAGTCAATTGAAAGTTTACAATTTACCCCTGATAGTCAACAAATGATCACGGTAGCTAGAGATGGAACGGTCAGAATTTGGACTGTTCAAGAAGAATTTGCTCGCTTAAACTATCTGTTAAATCAAGGATGTAAATGGCTTCAAGATTATGTAGCAAATCGTCCTCAAGAAAAAGTAAAATTATCCGGTTGCTTTGATTAA